The sequence CTCTCTTGCTGCCGCTGCAATGCTCTTAATCACCACTATTTGACTGAATCCTGCGTCTAAACCAGCCTAGGAACTTCGGCTCTAACGCTAGACAAGCTGCGAGCCTTCGGATGACCCGTAGGCATAAAAGGCAAAAGGACCCATGAGCATTAATGCTGTCAGCCCATGGGTCAGGCCTCAACTATTCAGCAGCAGCTTCAGCCAAGACTTCAGCATCAAGACCAGGATTCGCTTCAAGAATTGCGGAAGCTTCCGAAGGGTTGTCGATAATCTGATCAGCAAGCTCTTGCTCCGAGGCGGGCAGCTTGCTATATATTTTTTTCAGGATTGAAACTATCTTGTCGATTGTTAGGCCAGCCACTAGTTTAACGCCGTAAGATTCTACATCATGTGCAACATGCGTCCAAAAACACTTGTCCCAGAATGCACAGTCATGAATTCGGATATCGCGGTTTCCTGGAGATGCTGTAAGGGCCTTTAAAAGATTATTTGCAGCAATTGGACCATTTGGTGATTGGCCAAATAAATACGAAAACCCAATGCTCGCACGTGACTCAAATGCAGGGTCATATGAAGCCTTGCCGTAGATCTCCAAGCCTCGAGACAACTCATATCCGAGTCGCAGCTTTATCCCTGAGTTGCTTACGCTATAGTCACCATTTTGATAATAGTATCCCACTCCAACATTGACTTGGTTGTTTATGTTGTAGCCTGCATCAATTCCGTATGTAGACAATGCTCCAGCGTATGCCAAGTTGTTGAGTCTTTGCTCTTTGTCTCCCACGGGGATGAGCGCATAAGGCTTAAGTTGCCAGTCTTTGGCAACAACCTCTGCTTCGGCGCTAACTTGCGTAAATAGAGGGGTTCGCTCGTCTAGCGAGAGTCCATATTTATTAGCAAAGCCTACTATTGAACCGCTCTTTACTGGCCTTGACTCAAATCCTCCATTCAGTCCAAGCACAACAGCCCTGCTCTTGTTAAAGTAGCGATATCCAATTCGAGATGAGGTTGAAATAGTAGTTCCATCAACATATGTATTGACGATGCTACTGAGAGTGTCGAGATCGGCGAAGTTGGCATTCGCTAGGACATCAGCAAAGAAGACGCTGTTCCTGCCGACCACCAGTGGAAGGAAGCCACCCAGACCTGCTTGGTTGGGCGTGCCAGCCGCTTGGGTTTGACCTTGGATGCCGACCCGAGGCTTGACGACGTCCTTGAGGCTGATGCTCATTACGCCCAGGTGACTAGCTGTGCCTTGAGCGACTTGAGCGGGCTTGGCGCTGACCGCAGGCAATGAAGCGATAGAGAGGGCAGCGGTGCCCAGTGCGGCTAGAGAGACCCGTGCGGACTGCTGCATAACCCGTATTTTTCGCGGCACTATGCCGCAGAAAGTTCCGTTGCAAGAGAAGTGGGAGCAGTTCCAGAAATGGCAAGAAAAAGGCGACCACAAGGCCGCCTGATACACCTAATCCCAGTCGCAGTCTAGAAAGTCAGGCGATTGCATCCTTCATCGCAGCAAACGACTCCGGGTGTCTGACAGCGATATCAATCGACTGCAGCGCCCGGATGCCAGTCGTGCCCTTGGCGAAGTCGGTGTAGGGGTCCACCAGGATTTCCAAGGTGCCGTACAGGCCGATCAGCAGGTCGCTGAAGTTCCCGTAGACGATCGCACTCAGGTTGGTGCCAGTGCCCTTGCTGAGATTGCTTGGCACGTTGTTGCTGACCTCAAAGCGACGCCCCGCAATCTGCGAACGACTTAGCTCAGTGCCATAGGGCGAGAGCAGGTACTGGCTTTGGCTGTCCTTGAGCTTGCTGAGGACTGCTTCCACCTTGGCGTTGGTGAGGAAGCCGCAGCTCGCCACATCGGCGTTGTCGACAGCGACCTCTTTTTTGAGGTCCATCAAATGATCGAGGGTCGGAGCCAAACCATTGGTTCCGCCAGCGACAGATCCGATCCCTGAGGTGTTCAGGATTCCAGTGGGCTGACTGCTGGAGCCGGAGCCATTGATCGCAGCGGTGTCGATTGCCTCTGCGAGCAGAGCAACGAAGTCATCACGGATGAGCCGCTCGATGTCCGGAGTGCTCTGCAGGTTCATCAGGTGAGAGAACTTGCTCAGTGCACCAACGGTTTTTGGGCTCATCGTCACGGTGCCGATAGTCCCGGTGCTCGCGGTGACGCTGTCGCTGTCATCAGCGCCAAACCAGTACGCCGTAGCCGTGCCTGTTCTCTTAGGGATGCTTACGTCACCCACCAAGCCGCCAAGGAAGGTCGCGCCAAGCTCTGCAACCGCTAAGCGATCACGCAGCGCCTCGATGAAATTGGTGGCTAGGTGATCGGTGGCGATCAAGTTGCCGCCTGCCGTCGCTGTACCGGCCACATAGGTCCTTGTTGTCCAGCCGTTATCCGGAACAAAGAAGCCCTGGGTTCGGCGGCCGTTGCGGTGCTCAAGCTCCTGATTGATCTCCGCTTCTCGCCCCCGCAGTCCGCGTCCTGAGGCGATGCCTTGGGCGGCGCGAACAATGCTGAATTGTTCGGCTTCTCGCTTGTACTCAGCCTCAGGGTCAAGGCCTGCAGGGCCGATCGGTTCGTAGGTCATGGGTGTGTGAGTGGTAGTTGCTAGGGCGCGGTTCACGCCAATCGATGCGTCGGCCGGAATGCTCACGACGCTCAGCTCAATCGGTTGCCAGCGAGTGACGCGCATAACGCCTGCGTCCTGCTCGGCATCCAGCACGGAGTAGCCAACAGAGATGTTGGGCATCACGCCTGCTTCCACGTCCTTGCGGACTTGAACAGCAAGGTCGTTTGTGGCCCAAGTAATGCGGGCCATGCCGCGGCGTCTCTCATCGATCCATGCCCGCTCGACAATCCCGAGGATTCGATCCGGGTCGTGGTTCAACAGCAGCGGTGCTGCTCCACCGTTCAGCCGCGTGAGGTCAACTGCGTCTCGGTTGTGATCCAACACCTCATCACCGAAGTAACGCGTAACGGGTGTTTCCGAGCTGAACGAGAACTCAAGCTGATCACTGTCAGACCTGGTTTCATTGATCGTGAGATAACGCCGCTGAATCTCGACAGCGGTAGTGGTCATTGATTCCCTCCAAGTAGAGGTCTCGTAGATAACGACGCTGTTGAGCGCTTGCGAGGCAATCTTCCAAGGGATTTGGAACCCTTGGCATGTCGTCATCAACGAGCACTTTCATCTTCAATGCTAGAGATATTACAACCCTGAAAATAGTCGTTCTGCTGAATACGACTAATTGAAGGTAGTCAATACCTGCGACGCTCTTGTGCGCCCTTGGTGGAGACTAAAAAAGGTTTTAAAGGTTTAAAAGGCTGCAACTGCCAAAGGGGCGTGACTCAAAAAGAGCAGTGACCGTCTGAGGAGAGAGCCTTAAAAACCTTTAAAACCTTCAAATGGTCAGCTGAGCATGGCTCTGATCACCTCATCCACTGGCCGAAAGAGAGCAGCTGGTGCACCTCCTCGCTTGCCATTGGGCTCTCGGTGGCCATCTTCCACGATCAGGTGTTTGCGCTCTAAGGCCAGGAGTGTCTCTCTGGCTTTTTGAGCCGCATTGACCTCAATGCCTAGGGCGTTGCCGAGGTGTGGAGCATCCATCCCTTTGTGAGTGGATTGGTAATGCAGGCAAAGGTCCTTGAGCGCCTTGTACTGACGATCAGTGAGGTCCTCGATCACGCCTTGCAGAGCTGCTTGGCGTGCAACCTCCTCGCCCGAGCCGTGAAAGATCCAGCCGTTGTCGGTTTGCTCGATCAGCAAATCAATCGGAGCTGACTCGCGCCCTTCAGCCATCACCTTGATGCGCTTGTCTCGAGGAGCAAGGGGATTGTCATTCCCATCACTCAGCGAGTTGATCACCACGGTTTGGCTCACGCAGCTAGGCAAGGCGTTGTTGCCTCGGCTTGCCTCTGACGCCCTCATCCCACCTGATCGCTTCAACGAGTGGTGGATCAGGATCAGCGTCGCCTGATAGGAGTCGATCGCTTCCGTCAGATCCATGCACGGTTCAGCGAAAGAGGCATCTCTTTCTTGGATCCCGAGCTTGTTGAGGCAGGCGTGATAACTGTCGGTCAACAGAATCAAGCCTGGGTAGTGGCGGCAGTAGTCGTCAACGATGCGCTCGATGCCCTCATCGTCGAGACAGAGCGGTGCTCCTTTGTGGAATAGACCGACGATCGACCGGTGCATGGTCCCGTCGGGCTGCAATAGCCCAGCGAGCTGGAGGCATTTCGCCCAATCGCGTTGCGGTTGGTCTGTACCAATGATCAGGATTTTGGGGTCATGGCTTGGATAAAGCGGCTGGCCCAAAAAGGACCTTTCGCCGTGCACCAGAGCACCGAGAACGGCGCACATCAGCCTTGACTTGCCCACCTTTGGTGGGCCCACGAAGAGATTGGAGGTGCCGCGTAGAAGCACTCCCTCCCACAGCCATGGGGCTTCCACAAGCGAGAGCCTCCCGCCTTGCGGAATCGGCTCAACAACGCCTCTCAGCTTTTGACGTTCTTGCCAGAGAAGACGCCGTAGCTCGTCATCTCGTAGGCATGTTGTGAGTTCAGAGGCTGCTCGACGGAGGTGAATGATCCGCTGATAGCTGGGAATGGCCTCATCGGTCAGTAGATCACGCGCCTTGCATTGCAGGCTTCTCAGCTCATCGGCGATGGATGGTTTGCGGTGTGGTTGTCGAGCAACGCGTTTGAGGCTGCTTTGAACCTTGGCTGAGTTTTCCAGGCGGTCAAAGTCCTCCTGGGTGTCTAGCCAGTCGAGGTTGTTTGTCATCGGAATGACCTCCTCGCTAGCTGAACCATGCGCAGGCAACCAATGGGATTGTGGTGTTCAAGAAGGCGTGCAGCCTCGTCGTAATCAGCCTTCGTCCAAGTTTGATTGGGGGTGAGGTGAATCAAGGCGCGGGTCACGCCATGGGACTCCAAGGGCCGCGAAAAATCTGCGTAATGCCGCCAGCGATAACGCTGAGCTGCGATTAAATTGTCGGTACAGATTTCTTCCCGACCCCCAGCATCAACTGGGGGTTTTTTATGCATTTTCGAGGTGCTCCAGGCGTTGTGTAAGGGCTGAAATTCCGGTCTTGAGGTGAGCGGACACCTCGCGCGCCAAGTCGGCCGCACGCTC is a genomic window of Synechococcus sp. A10-1-5-1 containing:
- a CDS encoding carbamoyl-phosphate synthase L chain; translated protein: MSISLKDVVKPRVGIQGQTQAAGTPNQAGLGGFLPLVVGRNSVFFADVLANANFADLDTLSSIVNTYVDGTTISTSSRIGYRYFNKSRAVVLGLNGGFESRPVKSGSIVGFANKYGLSLDERTPLFTQVSAEAEVVAKDWQLKPYALIPVGDKEQRLNNLAYAGALSTYGIDAGYNINNQVNVGVGYYYQNGDYSVSNSGIKLRLGYELSRGLEIYGKASYDPAFESRASIGFSYLFGQSPNGPIAANNLLKALTASPGNRDIRIHDCAFWDKCFWTHVAHDVESYGVKLVAGLTIDKIVSILKKIYSKLPASEQELADQIIDNPSEASAILEANPGLDAEVLAEAAAE
- a CDS encoding phage major capsid protein encodes the protein MTTTAVEIQRRYLTINETRSDSDQLEFSFSSETPVTRYFGDEVLDHNRDAVDLTRLNGGAAPLLLNHDPDRILGIVERAWIDERRRGMARITWATNDLAVQVRKDVEAGVMPNISVGYSVLDAEQDAGVMRVTRWQPIELSVVSIPADASIGVNRALATTTHTPMTYEPIGPAGLDPEAEYKREAEQFSIVRAAQGIASGRGLRGREAEINQELEHRNGRRTQGFFVPDNGWTTRTYVAGTATAGGNLIATDHLATNFIEALRDRLAVAELGATFLGGLVGDVSIPKRTGTATAYWFGADDSDSVTASTGTIGTVTMSPKTVGALSKFSHLMNLQSTPDIERLIRDDFVALLAEAIDTAAINGSGSSSQPTGILNTSGIGSVAGGTNGLAPTLDHLMDLKKEVAVDNADVASCGFLTNAKVEAVLSKLKDSQSQYLLSPYGTELSRSQIAGRRFEVSNNVPSNLSKGTGTNLSAIVYGNFSDLLIGLYGTLEILVDPYTDFAKGTTGIRALQSIDIAVRHPESFAAMKDAIA
- a CDS encoding AAA family ATPase: MTNNLDWLDTQEDFDRLENSAKVQSSLKRVARQPHRKPSIADELRSLQCKARDLLTDEAIPSYQRIIHLRRAASELTTCLRDDELRRLLWQERQKLRGVVEPIPQGGRLSLVEAPWLWEGVLLRGTSNLFVGPPKVGKSRLMCAVLGALVHGERSFLGQPLYPSHDPKILIIGTDQPQRDWAKCLQLAGLLQPDGTMHRSIVGLFHKGAPLCLDDEGIERIVDDYCRHYPGLILLTDSYHACLNKLGIQERDASFAEPCMDLTEAIDSYQATLILIHHSLKRSGGMRASEASRGNNALPSCVSQTVVINSLSDGNDNPLAPRDKRIKVMAEGRESAPIDLLIEQTDNGWIFHGSGEEVARQAALQGVIEDLTDRQYKALKDLCLHYQSTHKGMDAPHLGNALGIEVNAAQKARETLLALERKHLIVEDGHREPNGKRGGAPAALFRPVDEVIRAMLS